The window GATCCGAAACGGCGCCGAGCGAAAAGCACCACAGGAGCGTGTGTCATCCTCACTACAAGCCTTACTACATGcaatgaaaaaaagaaaagaaaaaaacatcTAGAGAATTGACACTCATATCATAATTAAGCATATTTTGCATCATCGGTGAAAACTTGACTCCATTTTGTTTCTCGGGAATTGACTGACACTCATATATCATAATTAAGCATGGAATGGACTCGGACTCGGGTGGCACGAAAAAACTGCTGGGGTGGTTCGCTACGGGATGCTGAAATCAAGCGCGGTGGTGACTCGATGTCGATGGATCGACGGCCGTCAGGTCTCGAGGAAGCCGGTCAGGCGGAGCACGGCGGTGCGGACATAGAGGAGGTCGCGGCCCTTGAGCGTGCGCCCCTGCCCCACGcacaccgacctctcctccgaaGACGCgcaccgccgcctcgccgtcaTCACGTGCGGCGCCACGAACGACGCGCCCCCGACGCCGTCGCTGTGGTACCTCCGCGCCCACGAGCCATAATCCATCATCATCGGGGGCCTTGGCGCCACGGGGATGACCATCGGCGCCGACGACGAGCCCGCCGGGCGACGCGCCGCCTCGATCTTGTCGTGCGGCTTGATCGCCGGTGACACACGCTGCTGCTGCTGGCGGTCTTGTACTTTGACAGGTTCTTCGTCCTCTTGGTGGTCCGGCCACAGGACGTCGGCCTCGTCGAACTCCTCCATGGCCGCGCGCACGCCGGAGACGATCGACTGTATGTGGTATGTCAATAAGAGCGCATATATCCGCGGGTTGTTGGTGAGGGTGGTTGGAGGGCCGAGGCGACGCATATATATAGGGGTGATTACTGAAGTTGACGGTGTGAGCACACTCGCGAGTAACCATGGCGTCACGCGCGAGGGCGAGGGgctgcatgcatgcgtgcatgggACGATGGTTCGGTTGGTGGGCCGCCGGTTTATGGCTGCGTGCGCGAGGATCCGATGTTTCTTAGCGGTGGAGGTTAAGCCTCGAAGGCGGCCGGCGTCTACTTGACACCCACTGCAAGCTGTTTCATGGCCAATAGTGTTGCAATTAGCTAATCGACACATAGTGTACTGCTGTAAAAACAAGCAACACTCACCCACTCTTTTGTCTTATATaatcttctttttttgcgggtagTCTTATATGAACTTTCTAGAGTCTTTTTCGCATCAAGAAACGTAAGGCTTAGTGTTAGTTCGATAAGGGGCTTATGGCCCGCTTAACTATATGAAGTGAAGATAATAGAAATGAGCCCACATGAAACTCTGAATGCATTACTCCCTCGCTACGGGGTTAAAGGGTGCGGTCGACCACTTATCCCAGTCCTGAATTGCTTCAATTGTTGTGTCTCATTTTTTCTATTGCCTTGTTTCCGACGTGCATAGTTTATAAGCCGTTGAGAGCAAGCGCCCCCATGATGTTCCTTACGAGGTCTGCATGTAATACAGTGCATTAATATTTAATTTAAATATTCTGCCTTCGATGAATTGTATCGTATCGTATCTGAAATAGCTCTCATTTAACGTGTTCCGCGAAAGGAAATGTTAGAGTTGTCTTGTTTTGAAGCTAAGAGCTATACCTAGATTAAAATATTGTAACTCTatcattttcccctccctccatTCCTCCCTCCGGTATCGCTCCCGCAGGCGACCCGGGAGGAAACGCTAGCCGGCTGCCGCAGGCTTCCCCAACACCTCCCCCCCCTTCTCAGCCGCCGTTGGAGGGCGTCGTCGGGCAAAGCCCGCACAACGTTGGTGGCGGTAGGGCCTATTCTCTCTTCCTCTCGCATCGGATGGGGCTGCGCGGGTCGCTAGATTTGGTAGAGGCTCGCACGGCAGCGGGATGCGCCTGCCGGCGTCGGCCGCGAGCTCGGGGTGGCTCAGGAGGGGGGAGTTGTGCCGACGGAGATCCAAGTGGAGGCAGCGGCTCGATGGGGCTTTCGTTCCATCAGAATCTGGCCTCAGCAAGGGCAGCGGCTCGGCTTGCCGTGGCCGCGGCTGGAGGTTTGACGGTGGAAGCCGCTCCAAGAAGATGGTGGATGGTGGTGGGGGTGGACATGTGACTCTGGTGGAGGAGGATGGCGGGGGTTGGTGGTGCCCCTCCCACCAGCGAGTCTCGACGCGTCATGGATGTGGAGTGGGCCCATAGGAAACTGCCAAtgcattattccctttgtccagaTTTAATGGGTCGATCGACCACTTATCACCGTCCGGAATTGCAGCAATTGTCGTCTCTCCTTTTTTCTTATTGCCTTGTTTCCCTCGTGCACGGTTATGAGCATTGCATGCACGCGTTTTTCGAGAAAGCTACGTGGTCATATATATAAaaatacggttacaacaccacacGTACACGTGAACAAGAcaaatgaagaaagacattgtcTTGGTACATCTGCAGATAGGACCCCCAAAAAGGAAAGTATGCAATCTAGTCCTTGGAGATCCCTCTGCACAGAAGAGCAATTCTCCATCGCCAACACCCGGCACTGAAGAAATAGTACCAGAGGGGAAGGAGATGAAGGTCCATCATACCCAAATTCGAAGAAGCACCATTGCAACAATAGCCGCTTTGTGAGCCAAAGAACACGTTTGCGTTGTGCATGAAAGCCGTTGCGAGCAAGTGCCCCATGATGTGCCTTACGAGGTCTGCATGCAATACAGTGCATTAATATTTTATTTAAATATACCACCTTCAATGAATTGTATCGTATCGTATCTAAAATAGCTCTCATTTAACGTGTTCTGTGAGAGAAAATGTTAGAGTTGTCTTGTTTCGGTGCTAAGAGCTATACCTAGATTAAAATATTGTAACTCTATctcccccctccctccctcccccctcccttgTCGCTCCCGTGGGTGACCCGGGAGGAAACGCTAGCTGGTTGCCGTAGGCTTCCCAAACACCTCGCCCCCTTCTTCGTCGCCGTTGGTGGGCGTCGTCGGGCAAAGCCCACATGGCGTTGGTGGCGGCAGGGCTTGTTCTCTCTTCCTCTCGCATCAGATGGGGCAGCGCGGGACGCTAGATCTGGCAGAGGCTCGCACGGTGGCGAGGTGCGCCCACCGGCGTCGACCGCGAGCTCGGGTGGCTCGGCGGGATGAGTTGTGCCAGCGGAGATCCGAGTGGAGGCAGCGACTCGATGGGGCTTTCCTTCTGTCCGAATCTGGCTTTAGCAAGGGCGGCGTCTCGGCTCGCCGTGGCCGCGGCTGTTGGTTTGGAGGTGGCCATCGCTCCGAGAAGATGGTGGATGCTAGTGGGAGCGGACATGCGActctggaggaggaggatggCGGCGGTTGGTGGTGCCCCTCCTGCCAGCGAGTCTCGGCGCGTCATGGATGCGGAGTGGGCCCACAGGAAACTGCCAAtgcattattccctttgtccggATTTAAAGAGTTGAGCGACCACTTATCACCATCATTTTTATCGCACATTATTGGTTGTCATAGGTCTTAGGTTGACCCCTATATTCCAAATCATGCAGGTAATAATATATTTCTAGATTGTCTCATATGCCTTTTCGATGTGTGAGGCCATGTTTTTTTCCTTTTGCGTGGCGACAATGGTTCGTTCAAGTCACCAGTCATCATCcatggctctttctcttttgggCTTATTCACACTAACGACGATCCCATGTGGTGCCTCTCCCGAGCATGGGGTTCTCAATAGACAAAATGCCCCACTGCCTCTGCCCATGCGAAAACAAAACCCTTCAGTCGCATGTGGTTGTGCCCCCTTCTTGCTTCAACATTGTTATCTCACATTATTGGTTGTCATAGGTCTTAGGTTAACCCCTATATACCAAATCATGCAGGTGATAACACATTTCTAaattgtttcatatgccttttcGATATGCGAACTcgagttttttttcttttcagtGGCGACAATGGTTCGTTCAAGTCACCAATAATCATCCATGGCTCTTTCGCTTTTGGGATTATTCACACTAACGACAACCCCATGTGGTGCCTCTCCGGAGCATGGGGTTCTCCATAGCCAAAAAAGCCTCGCCGCCTCAGGCCATGGGGAA is drawn from Aegilops tauschii subsp. strangulata cultivar AL8/78 chromosome 1, Aet v6.0, whole genome shotgun sequence and contains these coding sequences:
- the LOC109733102 gene encoding uncharacterized protein → MRRLGPPTTLTNNPRIYALLLTYHIQSIVSGVRAAMEEFDEADVLWPDHQEDEEPVKVQDRQQQQRVSPAIKPHDKIEAARRPAGSSSAPMVIPVAPRPPMMMDYGSWARRYHSDGVGGASFVAPHVMTARRRCASSEERSVCVGQGRTLKGRDLLYVRTAVLRLTGFLET